The Mesorhizobium loti genome includes a region encoding these proteins:
- a CDS encoding 4-hydroxybenzoate octaprenyltransferase, which produces MEPIQSKAAQGRVADAPNGHWVYRVLPRSIWPYAQLARWDRPIGWQLLLWPCWWSAALAASAYPRPGDPLLSLLPAPWYLVLFLAGAIAMRGAGCTYNDLVDEDIDNQVERTRSRPLPSGKATRRRAWLFVALQALVGLVVLIQFNSFAILLGICSLAIIAIYPFMKRITNWPQLVLGLAFSWGALMGWAVEFGDLDGPAVMLYIGSILWVIGYDTIYAHQDKEDDAIVGVRSTARLFGDNTKAWLAGLYGGALVCFAIAFASAQAPVVALAGLIAAGAHMARQIAVLDIDNPDQCLRLFRSNNQVGWLIFLGLIGGAVWVALKPLV; this is translated from the coding sequence ATGGAACCTATCCAGTCGAAAGCGGCCCAGGGCCGTGTCGCCGATGCGCCGAACGGCCACTGGGTCTATCGCGTGCTGCCGCGCTCGATATGGCCCTATGCGCAGCTTGCCCGGTGGGACCGGCCGATCGGCTGGCAGCTGCTGCTGTGGCCGTGCTGGTGGTCGGCTGCCCTTGCGGCGAGCGCCTATCCGCGTCCCGGCGATCCGCTGCTCTCGCTGCTGCCGGCGCCCTGGTATCTCGTGCTGTTCCTGGCCGGCGCCATCGCCATGCGCGGCGCCGGCTGCACCTACAACGACCTCGTCGACGAGGACATTGACAACCAGGTCGAGCGGACGCGCTCGCGGCCGCTGCCGTCGGGCAAGGCCACGCGCCGGCGGGCATGGCTGTTTGTTGCCCTGCAGGCCCTGGTCGGCCTCGTGGTGCTCATCCAGTTCAACAGCTTTGCCATCCTGCTCGGCATCTGCTCGCTGGCGATCATCGCCATCTATCCGTTCATGAAGCGGATAACCAACTGGCCGCAACTGGTGCTCGGCCTTGCCTTTTCCTGGGGCGCGCTGATGGGATGGGCGGTCGAGTTCGGCGATCTCGATGGACCCGCCGTGATGCTCTATATCGGCTCGATCCTGTGGGTGATCGGCTACGACACGATCTACGCACATCAGGACAAGGAAGATGACGCCATTGTCGGCGTGCGCTCGACGGCACGCCTGTTCGGCGACAACACCAAAGCGTGGCTGGCAGGGCTCTATGGCGGTGCGCTGGTCTGCTTCGCCATCGCCTTTGCGTCGGCGCAGGCTCCGGTGGTGGCGCTGGCAGGGCTGATCGCCGCCGGCGCCCATATGGCCCGGCAGATCGCGGTTCTGGATATCGACAATCCGGACCAATGCCTGCGGCTGTTCAGGTCGAACAACCAGGTCGGCTGGCTGATCTTCCTTGGCCTGATCGGCGGTGCGGTGTGGGTGGCGCTGAAGCCGCTGGTTTAG
- a CDS encoding FAD-binding oxidoreductase, with translation MTEISETLDPALIDRFAAIVGDKYALRDQQDIAPYLIERRGLWHGATSLVLRPGSVDEVSRIMRLATETGTPIVPQSGNTGLVGAQVPDTSGREIILSLSRLNRIREIDVLSNTVTVEAGVILQTLQEAADAADRLFPLSLAAQGSCQIGGNLSSNAGGTGVLAYGNARELCLGVEVVLPTGEVFDDLRKLKKDNTGYDLKNLFVGAEGTLGVITAAVLKLFPKPKGREVAFVGLSSPEAVLSLFSLAMDRAGAALTAFELIGKRPYDFTLAHAQGVVRPLVDDWPWYVLMQISSGRSSEDSRALIEDVLSAGLEQEFVGDAVIAASLGQGDAFWNFRELLPEAQKPEGASIKHDISVPIASIPRLIAEAAGAVASVSAGARVVCFGHMGDGNLHYNISRPVDGDDEAFLALYHPMNKAVHDVVRSLHGSISAEHGIGQLKRDELIATAPPMAIDLMRRVKAAFDPAGIMNPGKVI, from the coding sequence ATGACCGAAATTTCAGAGACCCTCGACCCTGCTCTCATCGATCGCTTCGCCGCGATCGTCGGCGACAAATATGCGCTGCGTGATCAGCAGGACATCGCGCCCTACCTCATTGAGCGGCGTGGGCTTTGGCACGGCGCGACATCGCTGGTGCTGCGGCCGGGCAGCGTCGACGAGGTCAGCCGGATCATGCGGCTGGCGACCGAAACAGGCACGCCAATCGTGCCGCAAAGCGGCAACACCGGGTTGGTCGGCGCCCAGGTGCCAGACACCTCCGGTCGCGAGATCATCCTGTCGCTGTCGCGGCTGAACCGCATCCGCGAAATCGATGTCCTGTCCAACACGGTGACGGTAGAGGCCGGTGTCATCCTGCAGACGCTGCAGGAGGCGGCCGATGCCGCCGACCGGCTGTTTCCGCTGTCGCTGGCCGCGCAAGGCTCCTGCCAGATCGGCGGCAATTTATCGTCCAATGCCGGCGGCACCGGCGTGCTTGCCTACGGCAATGCGCGCGAACTCTGCCTTGGTGTCGAGGTGGTGCTGCCGACCGGCGAGGTGTTCGACGATCTGCGCAAGCTGAAGAAGGACAACACCGGCTACGATCTGAAAAACCTGTTCGTCGGCGCCGAAGGCACGCTCGGCGTCATCACCGCAGCCGTGCTCAAGCTGTTTCCAAAGCCGAAGGGGCGCGAAGTGGCCTTTGTCGGCCTGTCGTCACCTGAGGCCGTACTTTCCCTGTTCAGCCTGGCCATGGACCGTGCCGGGGCAGCACTGACCGCCTTCGAACTGATCGGCAAGCGGCCATATGATTTCACGCTGGCGCATGCCCAGGGCGTCGTGCGGCCCTTGGTCGACGACTGGCCGTGGTATGTGCTGATGCAGATTTCATCAGGCCGTTCATCGGAGGATTCGCGAGCGTTGATCGAGGACGTGCTCTCGGCAGGCCTCGAACAGGAATTCGTCGGCGACGCCGTCATCGCCGCAAGTCTCGGGCAGGGGGACGCCTTCTGGAATTTCCGCGAGCTGCTGCCCGAGGCGCAAAAGCCGGAGGGCGCCTCGATCAAGCACGACATTTCGGTACCCATTGCGTCGATCCCGCGTTTGATCGCGGAGGCCGCCGGCGCCGTAGCGTCGGTGAGCGCCGGTGCCCGCGTCGTGTGCTTCGGCCATATGGGCGACGGCAATCTCCACTATAACATCTCGCGGCCCGTCGACGGCGACGACGAGGCGTTTCTCGCCCTCTATCATCCAATGAATAAGGCGGTGCACGACGTCGTGCGCAGCCTGCACGGTTCGATCTCGGCCGAGCATGGTATCGGCCAGTTGAAGCGCGACGAACTGATCGCCACCGCGCCGCCGATGGCGATCGATCTAATGCGAAGGGTAAAGGCGGCCTTCGACCCGGCCGGCATCATGAATCCCGGTAAGGTTATCTGA
- a CDS encoding threonylcarbamoyl-AMP synthase — protein sequence MAEILGSGEALEQALALLRGGDVVAIPTETVYGLAGDATNGIGVARIFEAKGRPRFNPLIAHVADMAMAERLALFDPLSKKLALAFWPGPLTLVLPQRPGNGIHPLVTAGLDTIALRMPRGFGGDLIARLGRPLAAPSANSSGKISATTAQAVAADLGARIKLVVDGGATPVGLESTIVKVEGDRLRLLRPGGIAAEEIEAAIGMELLRGGAAGVEAPGMLASHYAPGAAMRLNAGTVGAGEALLGFGRQRADGWRRAAAFLNLSESSNLREAASNLFAYMQELDRSGAPTIAVEPVPFDGLGEAINDRLTRAAAPRDI from the coding sequence GTGGCTGAAATACTTGGCTCGGGCGAGGCGCTGGAGCAGGCGCTGGCGCTGCTCAGGGGTGGCGATGTCGTCGCCATACCGACGGAAACCGTCTACGGGCTTGCTGGCGACGCCACCAACGGCATCGGCGTGGCGCGCATCTTCGAAGCCAAGGGGCGCCCGCGCTTCAACCCGCTGATCGCCCATGTCGCCGACATGGCGATGGCCGAGCGCCTCGCGCTGTTCGATCCGCTGTCGAAGAAACTGGCGCTGGCATTCTGGCCCGGCCCGCTGACGCTGGTGCTGCCGCAGCGGCCCGGCAACGGCATCCATCCGCTGGTCACGGCCGGGCTTGATACGATTGCCTTGCGCATGCCGAGGGGCTTTGGCGGCGACCTGATCGCCAGGCTCGGCCGCCCGCTTGCAGCACCCAGCGCCAATTCATCCGGCAAGATCAGTGCAACGACCGCGCAAGCGGTGGCGGCCGATCTCGGCGCGCGGATAAAGCTGGTGGTCGATGGCGGCGCGACGCCGGTCGGGCTGGAATCGACCATCGTCAAGGTCGAAGGGGACAGATTGCGGCTGCTGAGGCCCGGCGGCATTGCCGCCGAGGAGATCGAGGCGGCCATCGGCATGGAACTGTTGCGCGGCGGTGCCGCCGGCGTCGAGGCGCCGGGCATGCTAGCCTCGCACTATGCGCCGGGCGCCGCGATGCGGCTCAACGCCGGGACGGTCGGCGCGGGCGAGGCCTTGCTTGGCTTCGGCCGCCAACGGGCGGACGGCTGGCGCCGCGCTGCCGCTTTCCTCAACCTGTCTGAATCAAGCAACCTGCGTGAAGCGGCGAGCAATCTGTTCGCCTACATGCAGGAACTCGACCGCAGCGGCGCGCCGACCATCGCCGTCGAGCCGGTTCCCTTCGACGGTCTCGGTGAGGCGATCAACGATCGCCTCACGCGTGCCGCCGCCCCTCGTGACATCTAA
- a CDS encoding ATPase encodes MNSDHEIEVTEETPAPAEVLESASETILDHAAAAAVEAADLSDDDEDGDESGDAEAATLSDDDEEDDEEDEDEDEDEDNADDSVKAEADDEKSEEEAEDGESEEDDDTEEAA; translated from the coding sequence ATGAATTCCGATCACGAAATCGAAGTGACAGAAGAAACCCCGGCTCCCGCCGAGGTGCTTGAATCCGCTTCCGAAACCATCCTCGATCACGCCGCCGCCGCTGCGGTCGAAGCCGCTGACCTGTCGGATGACGACGAAGACGGCGATGAGTCCGGCGACGCCGAAGCTGCCACGCTCTCGGATGACGACGAAGAAGACGACGAAGAAGACGAAGATGAAGATGAGGACGAAGACAACGCCGACGACAGCGTGAAGGCTGAAGCCGACGACGAAAAGTCCGAAGAAGAAGCTGAAGACGGCGAGTCCGAAGAAGACGACGACACGGAAGAAGCGGCCTGA
- a CDS encoding glycine--tRNA ligase subunit beta, whose amino-acid sequence MPDLLLELRSEEIPARMQRKAAGDLRKMLTDGLVEAGLTYDAAREYWTPRRLTLDVRGLTARSKDIREEIKGPSTSAPEQAVQGFLRKAGLSSIAEAHVHSDPKKGDFYIAHISKPGRAAEEIIAELVPGIIRNFPWPKSMRWGPASAKPGSLRWVRPLQSILCTFGPETEEPVVVDFEIDGIRSGNITYGHRFHAPDAITVRRFDDYVSKLEAAKVVLDADRRKEIILADARNLAFANGLDLVEDDGLLEEVSGLVEWPVVLMGEFEEAFLAIPAEVIRLTIRANQKCFVTRPQGVAEALSNRFILTANIEAKDGGKEIAHGNGKVVRARLSDALYFWTTDQGDLPDLGELEASAEKFGLDLGKPLDQRMARLDHLGVTFHAKLGTQGERVERIKYLAEELAPIMGADPALACRASVLAKADLTTEVVGEFPELQGAMGRKYALLQGEHASVAAAAEEHYKPQGPSDRVPSDPVSITVALADKLDTLAGFWAIDEKPTGSKDPYALRRAALGVVRIILENRIRLSLGVAIAATVASALAAYERFGEGAESRGVVTMLDSRIREYKGASQLLSEAGLISRLLKGGLANANSQTFGSADQEREFFDGQRMMELEASLSPFIADLVAFFHDRLKVYLRDQGARHDLIDAVITPQSDDLLQIVRRVEALGSFLDTEDGKNLLAGTKRAANILAAEEKKKTAVAENVEPALFRENAEKSLFAAVNQAEKQAGEAIQNDDFSGALLALSVLREPVDSFFEHVLVNDEDLSVRANRLALLARIRAATGQVADFSKIAG is encoded by the coding sequence ATGCCGGATTTGTTGCTCGAACTTCGCTCCGAGGAAATCCCCGCCCGTATGCAGCGCAAGGCGGCGGGCGATCTCAGGAAGATGCTGACCGACGGTCTGGTCGAGGCGGGGCTGACCTATGACGCGGCGCGCGAGTACTGGACGCCGCGTCGTTTGACGCTCGATGTCAGGGGCCTGACCGCACGCTCGAAGGATATCCGCGAGGAGATCAAGGGTCCGTCGACATCAGCGCCGGAACAGGCGGTCCAGGGTTTCCTGCGCAAGGCCGGGCTTTCATCGATCGCCGAGGCGCATGTCCATTCCGACCCGAAGAAGGGGGATTTCTACATCGCCCATATTTCGAAGCCGGGCAGGGCGGCGGAAGAGATCATCGCCGAACTGGTGCCGGGCATCATCCGCAATTTTCCGTGGCCGAAATCGATGCGCTGGGGGCCGGCCTCGGCCAAGCCAGGCTCGCTGCGCTGGGTGCGCCCGCTGCAATCGATCCTGTGCACCTTCGGCCCGGAGACCGAGGAGCCTGTCGTGGTCGATTTCGAGATCGACGGCATCCGCTCCGGCAACATCACCTACGGCCACCGCTTCCATGCGCCTGATGCCATCACGGTGCGCCGCTTCGACGACTATGTGTCCAAGCTGGAAGCGGCGAAGGTCGTGCTCGATGCCGACCGGCGCAAGGAGATCATCCTTGCCGATGCCCGCAATCTCGCTTTTGCCAACGGGCTCGACCTGGTCGAGGACGACGGGCTGCTGGAAGAAGTGTCCGGGCTGGTCGAATGGCCGGTCGTGCTGATGGGCGAGTTCGAAGAGGCTTTCCTGGCCATTCCGGCCGAGGTGATCCGGCTGACCATCCGCGCCAACCAGAAGTGCTTTGTGACGCGGCCGCAGGGTGTCGCCGAGGCGCTTTCCAACCGCTTCATCCTCACCGCCAACATCGAGGCGAAGGACGGCGGCAAGGAGATCGCCCACGGCAACGGCAAGGTGGTGCGCGCTCGCCTGTCCGACGCGCTTTATTTCTGGACCACCGATCAGGGCGATTTGCCTGACCTCGGCGAGCTCGAGGCATCGGCGGAAAAGTTCGGGCTTGATCTTGGCAAGCCGCTCGATCAGCGCATGGCCCGGCTCGACCATCTTGGCGTGACTTTCCACGCCAAGCTCGGCACGCAGGGCGAGCGAGTGGAGCGGATCAAGTACCTGGCCGAGGAACTGGCGCCGATCATGGGCGCCGATCCCGCGCTGGCGTGCCGCGCTTCCGTGTTAGCGAAGGCTGACCTCACCACCGAAGTGGTTGGCGAGTTTCCGGAACTGCAGGGCGCAATGGGCCGCAAATATGCATTGCTGCAGGGCGAGCATGCTTCGGTCGCCGCTGCGGCGGAAGAACACTACAAGCCGCAAGGCCCTTCCGACCGCGTACCGAGCGATCCGGTTTCTATCACCGTGGCGCTCGCCGACAAGCTCGACACGCTGGCCGGCTTCTGGGCCATCGACGAGAAGCCGACCGGGTCGAAGGACCCCTATGCGCTGCGTCGAGCGGCGCTGGGTGTGGTGAGGATCATACTGGAAAACAGGATCAGGCTTTCCCTGGGTGTCGCCATTGCGGCGACGGTGGCCTCGGCGCTCGCCGCCTATGAACGGTTCGGCGAGGGGGCCGAGAGCCGTGGTGTGGTCACGATGCTCGATTCCCGCATCCGCGAGTACAAGGGGGCAAGCCAGCTGTTGTCGGAAGCGGGCTTGATCTCCAGATTGTTGAAAGGTGGGCTGGCCAACGCAAATTCGCAAACCTTTGGCTCGGCCGATCAGGAACGAGAGTTCTTCGACGGCCAGCGTATGATGGAGTTGGAAGCATCGCTTTCGCCATTCATCGCCGATCTCGTCGCCTTCTTCCACGACCGCCTGAAGGTCTACCTCCGTGACCAGGGTGCCCGCCACGACCTCATCGATGCCGTCATCACACCGCAGTCCGACGACCTGCTGCAGATCGTGCGCCGGGTCGAGGCGCTCGGCTCCTTCCTCGACACAGAGGATGGCAAAAACCTGCTTGCCGGCACCAAGCGTGCCGCTAACATCCTGGCTGCCGAGGAGAAGAAGAAAACGGCGGTCGCCGAAAACGTTGAGCCGGCGCTGTTTCGCGAGAATGCCGAGAAATCGCTGTTTGCGGCGGTGAATCAGGCTGAGAAGCAAGCCGGCGAAGCGATTCAAAACGATGACTTTTCCGGCGCTCTGCTGGCGCTTAGCGTTTTGCGTGAACCGGTTGATTCATTCTTTGAGCATGTCCTCGTAAATGACGAGGACTTGTCCGTTCGCGCCAACCGCCTGGCGCTGCTCGCCCGCATCCGCGCGGCGACCGGTCAGGTCGCGGATTTCTCGAAGATAGCTGGTTGA
- a CDS encoding DUF559 domain-containing protein, producing the protein MPKLDRFKLQSAQRLRAAMTDEERILWRHLWRIPVEGTHFRRQASVGIYFPDFISHRLKLIIEVDGAHHSFDDQQRHDERRTKWFESQGYRVVRFWNHEIKNELDSVLDTIYAAVEEQKSHLRLRDGAEGIGG; encoded by the coding sequence ATGCCGAAGCTTGACCGGTTCAAGTTGCAATCCGCGCAACGGCTCCGTGCGGCAATGACCGACGAGGAACGCATCCTGTGGCGGCATCTGTGGCGCATTCCAGTCGAAGGCACTCATTTCCGCAGGCAGGCGTCGGTCGGGATCTACTTCCCCGATTTCATCTCGCACCGCCTGAAGCTGATCATCGAGGTAGACGGTGCCCATCACAGCTTCGATGACCAGCAACGCCATGACGAGCGTCGAACAAAATGGTTCGAGAGCCAGGGTTATCGCGTCGTCCGCTTCTGGAACCATGAAATCAAAAACGAACTGGATTCCGTGCTCGATACGATCTATGCGGCGGTGGAAGAACAGAAATCACACCTGCGTTTGCGTGATGGTGCCGAAGGTATCGGCGGCTGA
- a CDS encoding glycine--tRNA ligase subunit alpha: protein MTIEIPAHMHPSRSFQGLILTLHNYWAAYGCVILQPYDMEVGAGTFHPATTLRALGPKRWNAAYVQPSRRPKDGRYGENPNRLQHYYQYQVILKPNPPNLQELYLGSLAAIGVDPLLHDIRFVEDDWESPTLGAWGLGWECWCDGMEVSQFTYFQQVCGIECAPVAGELTYGLERLAMYVQGVDNVYDLNFNGREGADKVTYGDVFLQAEQEYSRHNFEYANTAMLLRHFEDAEAECKALLDAGAPASNDNLPMHRMVFPAYDQCIKASHVFNLLDARGVISVTERQSYILRVRNLAKACGEAFLKTQAGGLAA from the coding sequence GTGACAATTGAAATTCCCGCCCATATGCATCCCAGCCGCTCGTTTCAGGGGCTGATCCTGACCTTGCACAACTATTGGGCGGCCTATGGCTGCGTCATCCTGCAGCCCTACGACATGGAGGTCGGCGCCGGCACCTTTCATCCGGCAACGACGCTGCGCGCGCTCGGCCCAAAGCGCTGGAACGCCGCCTATGTCCAGCCTTCGCGTCGTCCCAAGGATGGCCGCTATGGCGAGAACCCGAACCGGCTGCAGCATTATTACCAGTATCAGGTGATCCTGAAGCCGAACCCGCCCAACTTGCAGGAGCTCTATCTCGGCTCGCTGGCGGCGATCGGCGTCGATCCGCTGCTACACGACATCCGCTTCGTCGAGGACGATTGGGAAAGCCCGACACTGGGCGCCTGGGGGCTGGGCTGGGAATGCTGGTGCGACGGCATGGAAGTGTCGCAATTCACCTATTTCCAGCAGGTCTGCGGCATCGAATGCGCGCCGGTTGCCGGTGAACTGACCTACGGGCTGGAGCGGCTGGCCATGTATGTGCAGGGCGTCGACAATGTCTACGACCTCAACTTCAACGGCCGCGAAGGCGCCGACAAGGTCACCTATGGCGATGTCTTCCTGCAGGCCGAGCAGGAATATTCGCGCCACAATTTCGAATACGCCAACACGGCGATGCTTTTGCGCCACTTCGAGGACGCCGAGGCCGAATGCAAGGCGCTGCTCGATGCCGGCGCGCCGGCGTCCAACGACAATCTGCCGATGCACCGCATGGTTTTCCCAGCCTACGATCAGTGCATCAAGGCCAGCCATGTCTTCAACCTGCTCGACGCGCGCGGCGTGATTTCGGTCACCGAACGGCAGAGCTACATCCTGCGGGTGCGCAATCTGGCCAAGGCCTGCGGCGAGGCATTTCTGAAGACGCAGGCGGGTGGCTTGGCGGCCTGA
- a CDS encoding GNAT family N-acetyltransferase, translated as MPSPIIIRPVARQDFEQWLPLWDGYNAFYGRSGETALLGEITQMTWSRFFDAYEPVHALVAESEGQLLGLAHYLFHRSTTAIAPNCYLQDLFTTQASRGKGIGRALIEGVYERAQAAGSGRVYWLTHETNHTAMKLYDKVAEHSGFVVYRKLF; from the coding sequence ATGCCCAGTCCGATCATCATCCGCCCCGTTGCGCGCCAGGATTTCGAGCAATGGCTTCCGCTGTGGGACGGCTACAATGCGTTTTATGGCCGCTCGGGCGAAACGGCGCTACTGGGCGAGATCACCCAGATGACATGGTCTCGCTTCTTCGATGCCTATGAGCCGGTCCACGCGCTGGTGGCCGAAAGCGAAGGACAGCTTCTCGGCCTGGCGCACTATCTCTTCCATCGCAGCACCACGGCGATCGCGCCGAATTGCTACCTGCAGGATCTTTTCACCACCCAGGCCTCGCGTGGCAAAGGCATCGGCCGGGCGCTAATCGAGGGCGTCTATGAGCGCGCCCAGGCCGCCGGCTCGGGCCGGGTGTACTGGCTGACGCACGAGACCAATCACACCGCGATGAAGCTCTATGACAAGGTCGCCGAGCACTCCGGATTCGTCGTCTACCGGAAGCTGTTCTGA
- a CDS encoding tetratricopeptide repeat protein, with the protein MRQGRARWLTRLAIVTGMAISTLPAYAKQTAEPVKITSFSGAYLAARIAEGDNDLDSAIAYYKQALAFDPSDTGLQQSLMLSLIAQGRFDESLVYADKLKEVPDVERFSRLALAVDSFHKKDFTKAQYWLKLSLESDLDRLISGVMSGWAQQGAGEASDAMTSIDKLQGPDWFGLFKSFHRALIADASGMPEKAEAIYAATMQDTAAGGAAPETWMRNAQAYASFLARKGDKAKALSVLDQAEAFSPGKLEIVALRDRIAKGDKIAPFAAGPSDGASEILLDLATALNRGGGEPFVRLYLQYALALKPDSDAALVQLAAVSEQLKDGEGAIALYRRIPATSPLKELSDLQLGLNLADLDRHEEAITHLKAFVDAHPNDMRAYLALGGVYSSKDDFRSAANLYDKAVEALKTPTAANWNIFYQRGIAYERLKEWPKAEPNFRRALELFPDQPQVLNYLGYSWVDMNTNLKEGLAMIQKAVDLRPSDGYIVDSLGWAYFRLGRFDDAVREMERAVSLKPEDPVLNDHLGDAYWRVGRKLEATFQWNQARDLKPDPDVLATLQQKLMKGLPPIESNTAQETPKVKPEPVPAPKG; encoded by the coding sequence ATGCGGCAAGGACGTGCGCGCTGGCTGACAAGGCTGGCAATTGTGACAGGCATGGCGATCTCGACTTTGCCGGCCTATGCCAAGCAAACCGCCGAACCGGTCAAGATCACATCGTTTTCGGGCGCCTATCTGGCAGCCCGGATCGCCGAAGGCGACAACGACCTCGACAGCGCCATCGCCTACTACAAGCAGGCACTGGCCTTCGACCCGAGCGACACCGGCCTGCAGCAGAGCCTGATGCTGTCGCTGATCGCGCAGGGGCGCTTCGACGAATCCCTCGTTTATGCCGACAAGCTCAAGGAAGTTCCAGATGTCGAGCGCTTCTCGCGCTTGGCACTCGCCGTCGATTCCTTCCACAAGAAGGATTTCACCAAGGCGCAGTACTGGCTGAAGCTGTCGCTGGAATCCGATCTCGACCGGCTGATCTCCGGGGTCATGTCCGGCTGGGCCCAACAGGGCGCCGGCGAGGCCTCTGATGCGATGACCTCCATCGACAAGCTGCAGGGGCCGGATTGGTTCGGCCTGTTCAAGTCGTTCCATCGCGCGCTGATCGCCGATGCGTCCGGTATGCCCGAGAAGGCGGAAGCGATCTACGCCGCGACCATGCAGGACACGGCCGCCGGCGGTGCCGCTCCCGAAACCTGGATGCGCAATGCGCAGGCCTACGCGTCGTTCCTGGCCCGCAAGGGCGACAAGGCCAAGGCGCTGTCGGTGCTCGACCAGGCCGAGGCGTTTTCGCCGGGCAAGCTGGAAATCGTCGCCTTGCGCGACAGGATCGCCAAGGGGGACAAGATCGCGCCCTTCGCTGCCGGCCCGTCGGATGGCGCCTCCGAGATTTTGCTCGACCTTGCCACCGCGCTCAACCGTGGCGGCGGCGAGCCGTTCGTGCGCCTCTATCTGCAGTATGCGCTCGCCCTGAAGCCTGACAGCGACGCCGCCCTCGTGCAGCTCGCAGCCGTGTCCGAGCAGCTGAAGGACGGCGAGGGCGCCATCGCGCTCTATCGACGGATCCCCGCCACCTCGCCGCTGAAGGAGCTTTCGGACCTGCAGCTCGGCCTCAACCTTGCCGATCTCGACCGTCATGAGGAGGCGATCACCCATCTGAAGGCGTTCGTCGACGCCCATCCGAACGACATGCGCGCCTATCTGGCGCTCGGTGGCGTCTATTCCTCGAAGGATGATTTCCGCTCGGCCGCCAATCTCTACGACAAGGCCGTGGAGGCGCTGAAAACACCGACGGCGGCCAACTGGAACATCTTCTACCAACGCGGCATCGCCTATGAGCGCCTGAAGGAATGGCCCAAGGCCGAGCCGAACTTCCGCAGGGCGCTGGAATTGTTCCCCGACCAGCCGCAGGTGCTGAACTATCTCGGCTATTCCTGGGTCGACATGAACACCAACCTCAAGGAAGGCCTGGCGATGATCCAGAAGGCCGTCGACCTCAGGCCAAGCGACGGTTACATCGTCGATTCGCTGGGTTGGGCCTATTTCCGCCTCGGCAGGTTCGATGACGCCGTGCGCGAAATGGAACGCGCCGTGTCGCTGAAGCCGGAAGATCCGGTTCTGAACGATCACCTCGGTGATGCCTACTGGCGCGTCGGCCGCAAGCTGGAAGCCACTTTCCAGTGGAACCAGGCTCGCGACCTGAAGCCGGATCCCGATGTGCTGGCCACCTTGCAGCAGAAGCTGATGAAGGGTCTGCCGCCAATCGAATCCAACACGGCGCAGGAAACCCCGAAGGTCAAGCCAGAGCCGGTGCCCGCCCCGAAGGGGTGA
- a CDS encoding DUF1284 domain-containing protein, translating to MTIRLRTHHLLCLLTYVGKGYSPAFTANYDGIAERLSRGEDILLVSGPDDVCAPLLDDPEPHCLNESVVERDRLATQDVEELLARPILVGTRLDLDTATLARMRQAFAADLVRKACGGCEWNELCSTIAAGGYSDTLVQRSASPGER from the coding sequence GTGACGATCAGGCTGCGCACCCATCACCTCCTTTGCCTGCTCACCTATGTGGGCAAGGGATACAGTCCCGCCTTCACCGCCAATTATGATGGGATCGCGGAGCGCCTGAGCCGGGGCGAGGACATCCTCCTCGTTTCCGGTCCCGACGATGTCTGCGCCCCGTTGCTCGACGACCCGGAACCGCATTGTCTCAACGAGAGCGTTGTGGAGCGGGACCGGCTCGCTACGCAGGATGTGGAGGAGTTGCTGGCTCGGCCAATCCTCGTCGGCACCCGCCTTGATCTCGACACGGCAACCTTGGCCCGGATGCGGCAGGCGTTTGCGGCTGACCTTGTGCGCAAGGCTTGCGGCGGCTGTGAGTGGAACGAACTGTGCAGCACGATAGCGGCCGGCGGATATAGCGACACGCTGGTGCAGCGATCTGCCTCGCCAGGTGAGCGCTGA